TCTTACCATAGAGGCTTGAGCATCTGTGAGCGCGTTTTAAGTAAAGGAGTAGTGGCCATGCTAGAAGTCAAGGATCTTGTGAAGACCTTCGGCACGATGACGGCGGTTGATCAGGAGAGCTTCACCGTTAAACCAGGTGAAATCATGGGGTTGATCGGCCAAAACGGGGCGGGGAAGACGACAACATTTCGGATGATTTTGAATTTTTTGACACCAGACTCTGGTGCCATCACTTGGAATGGTCATCCGTTAACAGCTAAAGATTATGACACCATTGGATATTTACCAGAAGAGCGCGGTTTATATCCAAAGATGCGGGTTCAAGATCAAATTATTTATTTTGCGCGCTTGCGTGGTATGCGCACGTCAGAAATTAAAGCCAAGATTCCAGAATGGATGGACCGATTTCAGGTTAAAGGCAAGCCTACCGATAAAATCAAAGACTTAAGTAAGGGGAATCAGCAAAAAGTTCAGGTCATTGCCACAATGATTCATATGCCAAAGCTGGTTATTCTAGATGAGCCTTTTTCGGGACTTGATCCGGTTAACTCAAGCCTGTTGATGGCTGGCATTCAGATGCTGAAAGATAATGGCGCTGCGATTATCTATTCCAGCCATGATATGGCTAACGTTGAGGCTGTTTCCGATCATCTGGTGATGCTGAAACAGGGACGGATGGTCTTAAACGGAGCGGTTGGTGAGATTCGCGAAAGTTTTGGTCGGACCAAACTATTCATTGAGTCAGGGTTGACTGCCGATGACTTGCGTGAATTTGACGGGGTAACGAAAATCAAGCAGCATGGTCAAGAATTTGAGTTGACCTTAGCCGATCCGGCAGTTGGTCACCAGATTTTTGCTAAAGCAACGGAAAATGGCTACATACCAGAGTTCCGTCAACAACCACCGACACTTGATGAAATCTTCCGTTTGAAAGCAGGTGAAGCTGATGCATAAGTTTTGGGTGGTTATGAGTCAGGTCTATAAGAAAAATGCCAGAAGTGGTTCATGGATTTTTCTAGTATTGTCACCGCTATTTTTCCTTGCGATTGCTTTTGGAATTGTTTTTTATATTTCCAAAACGCAAGCACCTGCTCAGGTCGCAGTTGTCAGTGACGTTGGCGTTGTGCGCCAAGCATTGAGTAAACAAAGTACCAGTGATTTACGCTTTAAGCCGTATACTTCTGCTAAAAAAGCCAATGATGCACTGAACAAAGAAGATCTTGATGGCATTTTAACGGTGAATGCCAAAGAT
This genomic window from Lacticaseibacillus paracasei subsp. paracasei contains:
- a CDS encoding ABC transporter ATP-binding protein, whose amino-acid sequence is MLEVKDLVKTFGTMTAVDQESFTVKPGEIMGLIGQNGAGKTTTFRMILNFLTPDSGAITWNGHPLTAKDYDTIGYLPEERGLYPKMRVQDQIIYFARLRGMRTSEIKAKIPEWMDRFQVKGKPTDKIKDLSKGNQQKVQVIATMIHMPKLVILDEPFSGLDPVNSSLLMAGIQMLKDNGAAIIYSSHDMANVEAVSDHLVMLKQGRMVLNGAVGEIRESFGRTKLFIESGLTADDLREFDGVTKIKQHGQEFELTLADPAVGHQIFAKATENGYIPEFRQQPPTLDEIFRLKAGEADA